One bacterium DNA segment encodes these proteins:
- a CDS encoding radical SAM protein, with amino-acid sequence MGNIARAAGAEAFLLPHRCFTAEGETYLYAAESGGLFRLDDGARDALSALGGTGGATVPPGILSDLRRAGLLGASAGCGPARPAAHPPLRLRTLVLMLTYSCNLACRYCYEDREEGCVSPAEGGGAPKEMSPESLRESVRFLLDHSPGSRKLSIVLFGGEPLLRFPLLRAAVLEARAMANARGKEVSFSITTNGTLLTREIAGFLKENGVSVCISIDGPREVHDANRPYASGRGSYDDVERGIAYLMEDRNGHPTAARVTLGRGAVDVRKTFDHLRGLGFDEVGFAPASAAEGSRSALTGEELDRVLDGFRDLAAEYADDVRERRMPAFSNMTQILALIHRGDPMPYPCGAGIGMLAADPSGILYPCHRLCGVGESMGDPSRGIAEEARTRFLEGARRRRETACDACWAKNFCAGGCYHDAYLRQGDLFAPSVHYCRWIRELFLLGLQTYVRIQNETPTFPDVMLGERGIA; translated from the coding sequence ATGGGAAACATCGCGCGCGCGGCCGGCGCGGAAGCGTTTCTCCTCCCGCACCGCTGTTTCACCGCGGAAGGGGAGACGTACCTCTACGCGGCGGAAAGCGGGGGCCTGTTCCGGCTGGACGACGGGGCGCGGGACGCGTTGTCCGCCCTCGGCGGGACGGGGGGGGCGACCGTGCCCCCCGGGATCCTGTCGGATCTCCGCCGCGCCGGACTGCTCGGGGCCTCGGCGGGGTGCGGGCCGGCGCGCCCGGCCGCGCATCCCCCGTTGCGTCTCCGGACGCTCGTGCTGATGCTGACGTACTCCTGCAACCTCGCATGCCGCTACTGCTACGAGGACCGGGAGGAAGGGTGCGTATCGCCGGCCGAAGGGGGAGGGGCGCCGAAGGAAATGTCCCCGGAGTCGCTCCGGGAGAGCGTCCGGTTCCTGCTCGACCACTCCCCGGGGAGCCGGAAATTGTCCATCGTCCTCTTCGGTGGGGAGCCGCTCCTCCGGTTCCCCCTCCTGCGTGCCGCGGTTCTCGAGGCCCGCGCGATGGCGAATGCAAGGGGGAAGGAAGTCTCCTTCTCCATCACCACCAACGGAACGCTTCTGACCAGGGAGATCGCCGGTTTCCTGAAGGAGAACGGCGTCTCCGTGTGCATCAGCATCGACGGACCCCGCGAGGTCCACGACGCCAACCGCCCCTACGCGTCGGGGCGAGGCTCCTACGATGACGTCGAGCGGGGCATCGCGTACTTGATGGAAGACCGTAACGGGCATCCGACGGCGGCGCGCGTGACCCTCGGGCGCGGCGCCGTCGACGTGCGAAAGACGTTCGACCACCTGCGCGGACTCGGCTTCGACGAGGTCGGGTTCGCGCCGGCGAGCGCGGCGGAGGGAAGCCGCTCCGCGCTCACCGGGGAGGAGCTCGACCGCGTATTGGACGGGTTCCGGGATCTGGCCGCGGAATACGCGGACGACGTGCGGGAACGCCGCATGCCGGCGTTCTCGAACATGACGCAGATCCTCGCGCTGATCCACCGAGGGGATCCGATGCCGTACCCGTGCGGCGCGGGGATCGGGATGCTGGCCGCCGATCCCTCGGGGATCCTTTACCCATGCCATCGCCTCTGCGGAGTCGGGGAATCGATGGGCGACCCGTCCCGCGGGATCGCGGAGGAAGCGCGCACCCGGTTCCTCGAGGGGGCGAGGAGGCGCCGCGAAACCGCGTGCGACGCCTGCTGGGCGAAGAACTTCTGCGCGGGAGGGTGCTACCACGACGCGTATCTCCGGCAGGGGGACCTCTTCGCCCCTTCCGTGCACTATTGCCGGTGGATCAGGGAGCTGTTCCTTCTGGGACTACAAACCTATGTCCGCATACAAAACGAAACGCCGACGTTTCCGGACGTGATGCTCGGCGAAAGGGGGATCGCATGA
- a CDS encoding Hsp20/alpha crystallin family protein: MLKKGSLSLAKTEPTSALTPFEEFERRFEDFFRRPFSMMESPWRTRWPALAGEVSPAMDIYEEGVDIVVKGEMPGMKKEEIHVDINEKTVTISGEKKKEEKVERKDYAHIERAYGSFARTFALPAEVQTDKARATFKDGVLEVRMPKTAEAASRARKVTIE, from the coding sequence ATGCTGAAGAAAGGTTCACTTTCCCTGGCGAAGACGGAACCCACATCCGCCCTCACCCCGTTCGAGGAGTTCGAGCGGAGGTTCGAGGACTTTTTCCGTCGGCCCTTTTCCATGATGGAGTCGCCCTGGCGGACGAGGTGGCCGGCGCTTGCCGGTGAGGTTTCTCCCGCGATGGATATCTACGAGGAGGGCGTCGACATCGTCGTGAAGGGGGAGATGCCGGGGATGAAGAAGGAGGAGATCCACGTCGACATCAACGAGAAAACCGTGACCATCTCCGGCGAGAAGAAGAAGGAGGAGAAGGTCGAGAGGAAGGATTACGCCCATATCGAACGCGCCTACGGCTCCTTCGCGCGGACCTTCGCCCTTCCCGCGGAGGTTCAGACGGACAAGGCCCGGGCGACGTTCAAGGACGGAGTGCTCGAGGTCCGGATGCCCAAGACCGCGGAAGCGGCGAGTCGAGCCCGGAAGGTCACGATCGAATGA
- a CDS encoding BCAM0308 family protein produces the protein MMEGETMLTSRFEPASRKNVDRTRDPYISRKGSLEVGVCPDCHAISRKKRWYVDETEYVTLARAGAVLRRCPACRKIADGFPSGVLTLRGGFLRVHRDEILTIVRNEERRARETNPLERIMAIREEDGSVEILTTDEKLAQRIGREIRKAYQGTVSYKWSEDANLVRVDWSRDA, from the coding sequence ATGATGGAGGGTGAAACCATGTTGACGAGCCGGTTCGAGCCCGCGAGTCGAAAGAACGTCGACCGCACAAGGGATCCCTACATTTCCCGGAAAGGCTCCCTGGAAGTCGGGGTCTGCCCGGATTGCCATGCCATCAGCCGGAAGAAGCGATGGTATGTGGACGAGACGGAGTACGTCACCCTCGCGCGGGCCGGCGCGGTCCTCCGCCGGTGCCCGGCGTGCCGGAAGATCGCGGACGGATTTCCTTCCGGCGTGTTGACCCTGCGCGGGGGATTCCTGCGGGTCCACCGCGACGAGATCCTCACGATCGTCCGCAACGAGGAACGCCGGGCCCGCGAGACCAATCCTCTCGAGCGGATCATGGCGATCCGGGAGGAGGACGGGAGCGTGGAGATCCTGACGACGGACGAGAAGCTTGCCCAGCGCATCGGGCGGGAGATCCGGAAGGCGTACCAGGGGACCGTGTCCTACAAATGGTCGGAGGACGCCAATCTTGTCCGGGTGGACTGGTCGCGCGACGCCTGA
- the peaA gene encoding quinohemoprotein amine dehydrogenase subunit alpha, translating into MRRKMGSCFIIALACVLAAAWAGSALGETGIPVTSEKILNMCTVCHKNNTGLVSRISYIRQAPEGWEETLWRHKRIHGLSITKEEKEALILYLSENHGLAPAEVAPYAYTLEKRDTKEKVDSQLIVDVCVRCHSYAKTALQRRSPEDWPKLANMHSGILPMWLYQLQDVLDWDDTLAACLKELSKRFPLETPEWKQWTESRPKPGEGKWVVSGYQAGKGAYGGLINLKKTGDAFYSYAGVMEFENGEKQSIEGKATLYGGYAWRAAGTLAGKPIREVFHISMDGSTFTGVRFDDPHFELRGVETRVFAGSFPRILSVMPKALKTGTKDATVTVVGTGLSKEVSLGDGVTVKKVVSASPTKVVVTVDVSGKAATGYRNVKAGAADDGQGRPGAAAKLFAVYASVDFIKVVPSPAMSRTGGLGYAVKQLVQFDAVAVSKGADGVAGTADDIEIGRVPADWNVVELASSNEDHDVDFVGKIDKNGLFTPGDEGPNPKRFMQENNMGDVWVTADYSAPGGGKISARGYLLATIPLYVQRPVQ; encoded by the coding sequence ATGCGAAGGAAGATGGGATCATGTTTTATTATTGCGCTGGCCTGCGTGCTGGCGGCGGCGTGGGCGGGATCGGCCCTTGGCGAGACGGGGATCCCGGTCACGAGCGAAAAGATCCTGAACATGTGCACGGTTTGCCACAAGAACAACACGGGACTCGTGTCCCGGATCTCCTACATCCGGCAGGCGCCGGAAGGATGGGAGGAGACGCTGTGGCGTCACAAGCGCATCCACGGACTTTCGATCACGAAGGAAGAGAAGGAGGCGCTGATCCTCTACCTTTCCGAGAATCACGGCCTGGCCCCCGCCGAGGTGGCGCCGTACGCCTACACCCTCGAGAAGCGGGACACGAAGGAGAAGGTGGACAGCCAGCTGATCGTCGACGTGTGCGTCCGGTGCCACAGTTACGCGAAGACCGCCCTCCAGCGCCGTTCCCCGGAAGACTGGCCGAAGCTGGCGAACATGCACTCGGGCATCCTCCCGATGTGGCTCTACCAGCTCCAGGACGTCCTGGACTGGGACGATACGCTCGCGGCCTGCCTGAAGGAGCTCTCGAAGCGATTCCCCCTGGAGACCCCCGAGTGGAAGCAGTGGACCGAATCCCGTCCGAAGCCGGGCGAGGGGAAGTGGGTCGTCTCCGGGTACCAGGCGGGGAAAGGGGCGTACGGCGGCTTGATCAATCTGAAGAAGACGGGAGACGCCTTCTACTCCTACGCCGGAGTGATGGAGTTCGAGAACGGGGAGAAGCAGTCGATCGAAGGGAAAGCGACCCTCTACGGCGGCTACGCGTGGCGGGCGGCCGGGACCCTGGCCGGCAAGCCGATCCGCGAAGTCTTCCACATCTCCATGGACGGTTCGACCTTCACGGGGGTCCGGTTCGACGATCCGCACTTCGAGCTGCGCGGCGTCGAGACCCGCGTCTTCGCCGGAAGCTTCCCGAGGATCCTCTCCGTGATGCCGAAGGCGCTCAAGACCGGGACGAAGGACGCCACCGTCACGGTCGTCGGGACCGGCCTCTCGAAAGAGGTTTCCCTGGGCGACGGCGTGACCGTGAAGAAGGTGGTCTCCGCATCGCCGACGAAGGTGGTGGTGACCGTGGATGTCTCCGGCAAGGCGGCCACCGGGTACCGGAACGTGAAGGCGGGAGCCGCCGACGACGGCCAGGGACGGCCTGGTGCCGCGGCCAAGCTCTTCGCGGTCTACGCCTCCGTCGACTTCATCAAGGTGGTCCCGTCGCCCGCGATGTCCCGAACCGGGGGGCTGGGGTATGCCGTGAAGCAGCTCGTCCAGTTCGACGCCGTGGCCGTAAGCAAGGGCGCCGACGGGGTCGCGGGCACCGCGGACGACATCGAGATCGGGCGCGTTCCCGCCGATTGGAACGTCGTCGAGCTGGCAAGTTCCAACGAGGACCACGATGTGGACTTCGTCGGCAAGATCGACAAGAACGGTCTGTTCACTCCCGGGGACGAGGGTCCCAATCCGAAGCGGTTCATGCAGGAAAACAACATGGGCGACGTCTGGGTGACGGCCGATTATTCCGCGCCCGGGGGCGGGAAGATCTCCGCCCGCGGCTACCTGCTCGCGACCATCCCCCTGTACGTCCAGCGGCCGGTGCAGTAA
- a CDS encoding cytochrome C produces the protein MMRQRKGFGRIAPALLVAFGFLVFSGICLAADKVTLTAEDCVKCHAAPPADIAAAGGKHKSDVTCVDCHAGHRPDSKSNIPKCSQCHEGKPHYGLKNCLECHKNPHKPLNIVFTGKITEPCLTCHTDQNKQLKENKSKHSALFCTTCHDVHRKVPDCVKCHKPHSAEMTQADCKKCHKAHKPKVVTYNTDVPNKDCGACHKQALSLLNATQTRHKSVPCVRCHQAKHKTVPDCRQCHGEKHPSTIMSKFPKCGMCHNTAHDLNHWTGAPPPAKAKAAPAKGSKKKK, from the coding sequence ATGATGAGGCAGCGGAAAGGATTTGGGCGGATCGCACCGGCCTTGCTCGTGGCGTTCGGATTTCTCGTCTTCTCGGGAATCTGCCTGGCCGCCGACAAGGTCACGCTCACGGCGGAGGATTGCGTCAAGTGCCACGCGGCGCCGCCCGCGGACATCGCGGCCGCCGGAGGGAAGCACAAGTCCGATGTCACCTGCGTGGACTGCCACGCGGGACACCGGCCGGATTCGAAAAGCAACATCCCCAAGTGTTCCCAGTGCCACGAGGGGAAACCGCACTACGGCCTGAAGAACTGCCTCGAGTGCCATAAGAATCCCCACAAGCCGCTGAACATCGTCTTCACGGGGAAGATCACCGAGCCGTGCCTCACCTGCCACACGGACCAGAACAAGCAGCTGAAGGAGAACAAGAGCAAGCACTCGGCGCTGTTCTGCACGACCTGTCACGACGTCCACCGGAAGGTGCCCGACTGCGTGAAGTGCCACAAGCCGCACTCCGCGGAGATGACGCAGGCGGATTGCAAGAAGTGCCACAAGGCGCACAAGCCGAAGGTCGTCACCTACAATACCGACGTGCCGAACAAGGATTGCGGCGCATGCCACAAGCAGGCGCTGTCGCTGCTCAACGCAACGCAGACGAGGCACAAGTCCGTACCGTGCGTCCGGTGCCACCAGGCCAAGCACAAGACGGTGCCCGATTGCCGGCAGTGCCACGGCGAGAAGCATCCTTCGACGATCATGTCGAAGTTCCCCAAGTGCGGGATGTGCCACAACACCGCGCACGACCTGAACCACTGGACGGGGGCCCCCCCGCCGGCCAAGGCGAAGGCCGCGCCCGCGAAGGGGTCGAAGAAGAAGAAGTAG
- a CDS encoding DEAD/DEAH box helicase — protein MSFDAFGLRPEILRAVAEKKYTVPTPIQEKAIPIVLEGKDLIGCAQTGTGKTAAFALPILHRLQGTPWKGTGRRPIRVLVLTPTRELASQIAESFGAYGRNTALKHAIVFGGVNQGPQAAALRRGIDILVATPGRLLDLMSQGLVQLRTVETFVLDEADRMLDMGFIHDIRRVIDQLPAKRQTLFFSATMPREIRGLADTILRDPVQVAVTPVATPAEAVEQRVHFVEKSEKIKLLKHLLDGPSIKNALVFTRTKHGADAVTKQLERYQVRAEAIHGNKSQNAREKALASFKRGVTRVLVATDIAARGLDIVDLSHVVNFDLPNEPESYVHRIGRTGRAGASGIALSFCSFEERPFLADIERLIRKHLPVSEDPSYRSAYGAGTPTNLDPRQAHGAAALSQVHPNMPSHRGKHDASNTRPDGRPGRSRRESKWTGGFGASKPAQRHGEQRRAEW, from the coding sequence ATGTCGTTTGACGCGTTCGGGCTCCGCCCCGAGATCCTCCGCGCCGTCGCGGAGAAGAAGTACACCGTCCCGACCCCCATCCAGGAGAAGGCGATCCCCATCGTGCTCGAGGGGAAGGACCTGATCGGCTGCGCCCAGACCGGCACCGGGAAGACCGCCGCCTTCGCGCTCCCGATCCTGCACCGCCTCCAGGGAACCCCCTGGAAAGGGACCGGACGGCGCCCCATCCGCGTCCTCGTGCTGACGCCGACGCGGGAACTGGCCTCCCAGATCGCGGAGAGCTTCGGCGCGTACGGCCGGAACACCGCCCTCAAGCATGCCATCGTCTTCGGAGGCGTCAACCAGGGCCCGCAGGCGGCGGCCCTCCGGCGGGGGATCGATATCCTCGTCGCCACGCCCGGAAGGCTCCTCGACCTGATGTCGCAGGGGCTCGTGCAGCTCCGGACCGTCGAAACCTTCGTCCTCGACGAGGCCGACCGGATGCTCGACATGGGCTTCATCCACGACATCCGGCGGGTCATCGACCAATTGCCGGCGAAGCGGCAGACCCTCTTCTTCTCGGCCACGATGCCGCGGGAGATCCGGGGGCTCGCCGACACGATCCTCCGCGACCCGGTACAGGTGGCCGTGACCCCGGTGGCGACCCCCGCCGAGGCCGTGGAGCAGCGGGTGCACTTCGTGGAGAAATCCGAAAAGATCAAGCTCCTCAAGCACCTCCTGGACGGCCCTTCCATCAAGAACGCGCTGGTCTTCACGCGCACCAAGCACGGGGCCGACGCGGTCACCAAGCAGCTCGAGCGGTACCAGGTCCGGGCCGAGGCGATCCACGGCAACAAGTCGCAAAACGCGCGCGAGAAGGCGCTGGCGAGCTTCAAGCGGGGCGTGACGAGAGTGCTCGTGGCGACGGACATCGCCGCCCGGGGCCTCGACATCGTCGACCTGTCGCACGTCGTCAACTTCGATCTGCCGAACGAGCCGGAAAGCTACGTCCACCGGATCGGCCGCACGGGCCGGGCGGGCGCCTCCGGGATCGCCCTGTCGTTCTGCTCCTTCGAGGAGCGTCCCTTCCTCGCCGACATCGAGCGGCTCATCCGCAAACACCTCCCGGTGTCGGAGGATCCGTCGTACCGCTCCGCGTACGGCGCAGGGACCCCGACGAACCTCGATCCGCGGCAAGCACACGGCGCGGCGGCGCTCTCCCAGGTCCACCCCAACATGCCGTCCCACCGGGGAAAGCACGACGCCTCCAACACGCGTCCCGACGGCCGTCCCGGCCGTTCGCGCCGCGAATCGAAGTGGACCGGGGGATTCGGGGCAAGCAAGCCGGCCCAACGACATGGCGAACAACGCCGCGCGGAGTGGTAA
- the pckA gene encoding phosphoenolpyruvate carboxykinase (ATP) yields MRVHSNGNRADDLSFHGIRKAEAVWWNLTRSALLEQALRRREGHLAASGPLVVRTGEYTGRSPNDRFFVREPGSEGSIHWGKTNRPFDADKYEALRARLFAYLEGRELFVQDCHVGADEGHRLPIRVITEMAWHSLFARNMFLPVTDREALLRHVPGFTVISAPGFHSRPEMDGTRSEVFILIHFGRKEVLIGGTLYAGEIKKSIFTVMNYLLPAAGVLPMHCAASYGRDDQDVAVLFGLSGTGKTTLSADPERTLVGDDEHGWSDRGVFNFEGGCYAKVINLSPGMEPEIHRTTGMFGTILENVGMDIVERQVDLNDATLTENTRASYPLSSISRVAPRGAVGHPKHIVMLTADAFGVLPPISSMTTGQAMYHFLSGYTAKVAGTERGVVEPQATFSTCFGGPFMALEPSIYANLLGEKVAAHNVKVWLVNTGWTGGAYGTGRRMDIGHTKAMLRAALSGKLDGVEMRVDPVFGLRVPRSCPDVPPEVLDPRSTWKDGAAYDRAAQKLAGMFQGNFAQYADQVTPGVRAAGFRSPG; encoded by the coding sequence TTGAGGGTACATTCGAACGGAAACCGGGCCGATGATCTCTCCTTCCACGGAATCCGGAAGGCCGAGGCCGTCTGGTGGAACTTGACGCGGTCGGCGCTGCTCGAGCAGGCGCTTCGGCGTCGCGAAGGACACCTGGCGGCGTCCGGTCCCCTCGTCGTGCGGACCGGTGAATATACGGGCCGGTCCCCCAACGACCGCTTCTTCGTACGGGAGCCCGGGAGCGAAGGATCGATCCACTGGGGAAAGACGAACCGCCCTTTCGACGCCGACAAGTACGAGGCGCTCCGGGCGCGGCTGTTCGCCTATCTCGAGGGGAGGGAGCTCTTCGTCCAGGATTGCCACGTGGGCGCGGACGAAGGCCACCGGCTCCCGATCCGGGTCATCACCGAGATGGCGTGGCACTCCCTGTTCGCGCGCAACATGTTCCTCCCGGTGACGGACCGGGAGGCGCTGCTGCGCCACGTCCCGGGGTTCACGGTCATCAGCGCGCCCGGCTTCCACTCCCGTCCCGAGATGGACGGGACCCGGAGCGAGGTCTTCATCCTGATCCACTTCGGCCGGAAAGAGGTGCTGATCGGCGGAACCCTGTACGCGGGCGAGATCAAGAAGTCGATCTTCACCGTGATGAACTACCTGCTCCCCGCGGCGGGCGTCCTGCCGATGCACTGCGCCGCCAGCTACGGGCGCGACGACCAGGACGTGGCGGTCCTCTTCGGCCTCTCGGGAACGGGGAAGACGACCCTCTCCGCCGACCCGGAACGGACGCTGGTGGGCGACGACGAGCACGGCTGGAGCGACCGCGGCGTCTTCAACTTCGAGGGCGGCTGCTACGCCAAGGTGATCAACCTTTCCCCCGGAATGGAGCCGGAGATTCACCGGACGACCGGGATGTTCGGGACGATCCTCGAGAATGTGGGAATGGACATCGTGGAGCGGCAAGTCGACCTGAACGACGCGACCCTTACGGAAAACACCCGCGCGTCCTATCCGCTTTCCTCCATCTCCCGGGTCGCCCCCCGCGGCGCCGTCGGCCACCCGAAGCACATCGTGATGCTGACGGCGGACGCCTTCGGGGTGCTCCCGCCGATCTCCTCGATGACGACCGGCCAGGCGATGTACCACTTCCTCTCCGGCTACACGGCCAAGGTGGCCGGGACCGAGCGGGGGGTCGTGGAGCCGCAGGCGACGTTCAGCACCTGTTTCGGCGGACCGTTCATGGCGCTCGAACCTTCCATCTACGCGAATCTCCTCGGGGAGAAGGTCGCCGCGCACAACGTCAAGGTCTGGTTGGTCAACACGGGGTGGACCGGCGGTGCGTACGGCACGGGGCGTCGGATGGACATCGGCCACACCAAGGCGATGCTCCGGGCCGCCCTCTCAGGGAAGCTCGACGGCGTCGAGATGCGGGTGGACCCGGTCTTCGGGTTGCGCGTGCCGAGGAGCTGCCCCGACGTACCGCCCGAGGTCCTGGACCCGCGGTCGACGTGGAAGGATGGCGCGGCGTACGACCGGGCGGCGCAGAAGCTGGCCGGGATGTTCCAGGGGAACTTCGCCCAGTACGCCGATCAGGTGACCCCAGGGGTCCGGGCCGCGGGATTCCGCAGCCCGGGCTGA
- a CDS encoding Bax inhibitor-1/YccA family protein, with amino-acid sequence MDVKTVSRPTPTSTIALEKASFFPRVYGWMALGLLVSAAASFALLSSPSAMKIVFGSKLVYFGLILGELGLVFYLSSRVMTMSAAAAKGTFLAFAGLNGVTLASIFLVYTAGSIASTFLVSAATFGAMSAYGLATKRDLTGFGSFVVMGLFGVVIASVVNLFLRSEAVYWITTYIGVLVFVGLSAYDTWKLKRMADASGYGEATANLSILGALTLYLDFVNLFLMLLRLLGRRK; translated from the coding sequence ATGGATGTAAAAACGGTATCGAGGCCGACTCCGACGTCGACGATCGCGCTGGAGAAGGCATCCTTCTTTCCGAGGGTGTACGGGTGGATGGCGCTCGGGCTGCTTGTGTCGGCCGCGGCCTCGTTCGCGCTCCTCTCGTCGCCCTCGGCCATGAAGATCGTCTTCGGTTCGAAGCTGGTCTATTTCGGCCTCATCCTCGGGGAGCTCGGGCTGGTCTTCTACTTGAGCTCCCGGGTGATGACGATGTCGGCGGCGGCGGCGAAGGGGACGTTCCTCGCGTTCGCGGGGCTGAACGGCGTCACCCTCGCCTCCATCTTCCTGGTCTACACGGCGGGGTCGATCGCTTCCACGTTCCTGGTGTCGGCGGCGACGTTCGGGGCGATGAGCGCGTACGGGCTGGCGACGAAGCGGGACCTGACGGGGTTCGGCAGCTTCGTCGTCATGGGGCTCTTCGGCGTCGTCATCGCGTCGGTGGTGAACCTCTTTCTCCGAAGCGAGGCGGTCTACTGGATCACCACGTACATCGGGGTCCTGGTCTTCGTCGGGCTATCGGCCTACGACACCTGGAAGCTGAAGCGGATGGCGGATGCCTCGGGGTACGGGGAGGCGACCGCCAACCTGTCGATCCTCGGGGCGCTGACCTTGTACCTGGATTTCGTCAACCTCTTCCTGATGCTCCTGCGGCTGCTGGGGCGGAGGAAGTAG
- the qhpC gene encoding quinohemoprotein amine dehydrogenase subunit gamma — protein MKHLKGVNRKGRKIEKEKADLPVVEAQGSIPFMHTCTSVFNPGYEVDWTGSTKQLCTPIETDLFGTTDMYCWWPGQAPDTYNNPDWNADCTRAMKDWMKLKVVKPEW, from the coding sequence ATGAAGCACCTGAAAGGGGTCAACCGCAAGGGGAGGAAGATCGAAAAGGAGAAGGCGGATCTCCCGGTCGTGGAGGCGCAGGGGAGCATCCCGTTCATGCACACCTGCACTTCCGTGTTCAACCCGGGGTACGAGGTCGACTGGACCGGTTCCACGAAGCAGCTGTGCACGCCGATCGAGACGGACCTCTTCGGGACCACCGACATGTATTGCTGGTGGCCGGGGCAGGCGCCGGACACCTACAACAACCCGGACTGGAACGCCGATTGCACCCGGGCGATGAAGGACTGGATGAAGCTCAAGGTCGTCAAGCCGGAGTGGTAG
- a CDS encoding Tim44 domain-containing protein produces MKSRSFAVAAVCVSAAVFLFLTVEAFARIGGSRSFGSRGTRSMSTPTRSYPSSTPSSTSPSPSSTPSSATSSPGATPSQIPPPQTGGFLRGMAGGLAGGFLGSMLFGGMGGMGSGGMGSGGFGMLDIVLLGGLAYLGYRFFMKRRQEQVAWSPQGAGSTPGPYAAPSAVADTAGEDRNKGIEYIRRMDPAFDEKVFGETASDAFFRLQGGWTRRDLSPVSGLLTDEMRATLQSDADALKAKGQVNRLENISVRNVEITEAWQESGRDFVTVLFQANLLDYTTDEAGKVLSGSDAVPVKFEEFWTFSRPVGPGAWRLSAIQQA; encoded by the coding sequence ATGAAGAGTCGATCGTTCGCCGTGGCGGCCGTCTGCGTTTCCGCCGCCGTGTTCCTGTTCCTGACCGTGGAGGCATTCGCGCGGATCGGGGGGAGCCGTTCCTTCGGCAGCCGCGGAACGCGGAGCATGTCGACGCCGACCCGCTCCTACCCGTCGTCGACCCCGTCGTCCACGTCTCCGTCCCCTTCGTCGACGCCCTCGTCTGCGACGTCGTCCCCGGGGGCGACGCCGTCCCAGATCCCCCCGCCCCAGACGGGCGGTTTCCTGCGCGGCATGGCCGGCGGACTTGCCGGCGGGTTCCTCGGGAGCATGCTCTTCGGCGGGATGGGCGGCATGGGCTCCGGCGGGATGGGCAGCGGAGGGTTCGGCATGCTCGATATCGTCCTCCTGGGAGGCCTCGCGTACCTGGGGTACCGGTTCTTCATGAAGCGCCGGCAGGAACAGGTTGCCTGGTCGCCGCAGGGCGCCGGGTCGACCCCCGGTCCGTACGCGGCGCCGTCGGCCGTCGCCGACACGGCCGGCGAGGACCGAAACAAGGGGATCGAGTACATTCGCCGGATGGATCCCGCGTTCGACGAGAAGGTGTTCGGGGAAACGGCGTCGGATGCCTTCTTCCGGCTGCAGGGGGGGTGGACGCGCCGGGACCTGTCGCCGGTCTCGGGCCTGCTGACCGACGAAATGCGCGCCACCCTGCAATCGGACGCGGACGCGTTGAAGGCGAAGGGGCAGGTCAACCGCCTCGAGAACATCTCCGTGCGCAACGTCGAGATCACCGAGGCGTGGCAGGAGTCGGGCCGGGATTTCGTGACCGTCCTCTTCCAGGCGAACCTGCTGGATTACACCACGGACGAGGCGGGGAAAGTCCTCTCGGGGAGCGATGCCGTCCCGGTCAAGTTCGAGGAGTTCTGGACCTTCTCCCGGCCGGTCGGTCCGGGGGCGTGGCGCCTCTCCGCGATCCAGCAGGCGTAG